From the genome of Deltaproteobacteria bacterium, one region includes:
- a CDS encoding 4Fe-4S dicluster domain-containing protein, whose amino-acid sequence MVMDLNKCIGCQTCTMACKRLWTRDEGMEYMWWNTVNTMPGRGTPRDWEQMGGGFADGQPRPGRLPTRRDFGEAWDFNHDEVFFGGQGDKVHLQVKGEAPDWGPNWDEDQGAGEYPNAYYFYLPRICNHCTHPACLEACPRQAIVKREEDGIVLIDEDRCRGYRFCMEACPYKKIYFNHQKKVSQKCIFCFPRIDQGVATACARQCPGRVRFVGYRDDQSAPIWKLVDQWKVALPLHPEFGTEPNVFYVPPIAPPRLDADGNVDESKPRIPDEYLVSLFGPDVLRALEVLKGEMAKTRAGGRSELMDLLIGHKWKDMFGGFDRDPASIEWEKGA is encoded by the coding sequence ATGGTGATGGACCTCAACAAGTGCATCGGCTGCCAGACCTGCACGATGGCCTGCAAGCGCCTGTGGACCCGCGACGAGGGCATGGAGTACATGTGGTGGAACACCGTGAACACCATGCCCGGCCGGGGCACGCCCCGCGACTGGGAGCAGATGGGCGGCGGCTTCGCCGACGGCCAGCCGCGCCCGGGCCGGCTCCCCACCCGGCGTGACTTCGGCGAGGCCTGGGACTTCAACCACGACGAGGTCTTCTTCGGCGGCCAGGGCGACAAGGTCCACCTGCAGGTGAAGGGCGAGGCGCCCGACTGGGGGCCGAACTGGGACGAGGACCAGGGCGCCGGCGAGTATCCCAACGCCTACTACTTCTACCTGCCGCGCATCTGCAACCACTGCACCCATCCCGCCTGCCTCGAGGCCTGCCCGCGCCAGGCGATCGTGAAGCGCGAGGAGGACGGCATCGTCCTGATCGACGAGGACCGCTGCCGCGGGTACCGCTTCTGCATGGAGGCCTGCCCCTACAAGAAGATCTACTTCAACCACCAGAAGAAGGTCTCGCAGAAGTGCATCTTCTGCTTCCCGCGCATCGACCAGGGCGTCGCGACGGCCTGCGCGCGGCAGTGTCCGGGCCGGGTCCGCTTCGTCGGCTACCGCGACGACCAGAGCGCGCCGATCTGGAAGCTGGTGGACCAGTGGAAGGTGGCGCTGCCCCTGCACCCGGAGTTCGGGACCGAGCCGAACGTCTTCTACGTCCCCCCGATCGCTCCGCCCCGCCTCGACGCGGACGGCAACGTCGACGAGTCGAAGCCGCGCATCCCGGACGAGTACCTGGTCTCGCTCTTCGGGCCCGACGTCCTGCGCGCGCTCGAGGTGCTGAAGGGCGAGATGGCGAAGACGCGCGCCGGAGGCAGGTCGGAGCTCATGGACCTCCTGATCGGCCACAAGTGGAAGGACATGTTCGGCGGCTTCGACCGGGATCCCGCGAGCATCGAGTGGGAGAAGGGGGCGTGA